The proteins below are encoded in one region of Bacteroidetes bacterium GWF2_43_63:
- a CDS encoding TIGR02757 family protein, whose product MNNQIDSKIADWLNEKAAYYNNPSFVETDPVSIPHMFSKKEDIEIAALFSALLAWGNRKAIISGAKQLMQRMDNAPFQFVTGHTQKDLKNLQGFVYRTFNSFDAATLCEGLKNIYTREGGMQSVFSEPIRKNKNSNAFDAIGNFRNILLSYPHEARFEKHISSPERGSAAKRLNMFLRWMVRRDQCGVDFGLWTDTFPMSRLLIPLDVHSARIARETGILSRLQTDAKAVLEVSENCRLLDPNDPARFDFALFGTGINEKHYF is encoded by the coding sequence ATGAATAATCAGATAGACTCGAAAATAGCAGACTGGCTCAACGAAAAAGCCGCTTATTACAACAACCCCTCGTTTGTTGAAACAGACCCCGTGTCGATTCCGCATATGTTTTCGAAAAAGGAGGACATCGAAATCGCAGCTTTATTTTCTGCGCTGCTTGCGTGGGGAAACCGCAAAGCGATTATCTCCGGTGCAAAACAACTTATGCAGAGGATGGATAATGCTCCATTCCAGTTTGTGACAGGACATACCCAAAAAGATCTGAAAAACCTGCAGGGCTTTGTATATCGCACATTCAATTCGTTCGATGCAGCCACTCTTTGCGAAGGACTGAAAAATATTTATACGCGCGAAGGCGGCATGCAGAGCGTGTTTTCAGAACCAATTCGGAAAAACAAAAACTCAAATGCTTTCGATGCCATCGGAAATTTCAGAAATATTTTGTTGAGTTATCCGCACGAAGCGCGTTTCGAAAAGCACATCAGTTCGCCGGAGCGGGGCAGTGCTGCCAAACGGCTCAACATGTTTCTCCGCTGGATGGTGCGCCGCGATCAATGCGGTGTCGACTTCGGATTGTGGACCGATACTTTCCCAATGAGTCGATTGCTCATTCCTCTCGATGTGCATTCAGCCCGCATTGCTCGTGAAACCGGCATTCTAAGCCGACTTCAGACCGATGCCAAAGCTGTTTTAGAAGTCTCTGAAAACTGCAGATTGCTCGACCCGAATGATCCTGCACGTTTCGATTTTGCTTTGTTTGGTACCGGTATCAACGAAAAACACTATTTTTGA
- a CDS encoding 2-oxoglutarate ferredoxin oxidoreductase subunit gamma yields MTEEMIIAGFGGQGVLSMGKILAYSGMMQGLEVSWMPSYGPEMRGGTANVTVIISDNRISSPILNQFDTAIILNQQSLDKFQSSVKPGGILIFDPNGIVNPPTRKDITIYEINATKKASELGLSKIFNMIVLGGFLKVKPVVTDQYIEAGLKKSLPTRHHGLIPENVKAVGIGREIIVPYTVK; encoded by the coding sequence ATGACTGAAGAAATGATTATAGCCGGTTTCGGCGGACAGGGCGTTCTTTCGATGGGTAAAATTCTTGCCTATTCCGGAATGATGCAAGGTCTCGAAGTCAGCTGGATGCCTTCATATGGTCCTGAAATGCGCGGTGGTACTGCAAATGTAACCGTCATTATCAGCGACAATCGCATCAGCTCGCCGATTCTCAACCAGTTCGATACTGCCATTATTCTCAACCAGCAATCGCTCGACAAATTCCAAAGCTCGGTGAAACCTGGTGGTATTCTCATCTTTGATCCCAATGGCATTGTCAATCCGCCAACACGGAAAGATATCACCATTTACGAAATCAATGCTACCAAAAAAGCTTCGGAGCTTGGATTATCCAAAATTTTCAACATGATTGTTTTGGGTGGTTTTCTCAAAGTGAAACCGGTTGTTACCGACCAGTACATCGAAGCAGGTCTCAAAAAATCTTTGCCAACCCGCCATCACGGCCTCATTCCTGAGAACGTGAAAGCCGTCGGCATTGGACGCGAAATCATTGTGCCTTACACAGTGAAATAA
- a CDS encoding 2-oxoglutarate oxidoreductase, whose product MADVTLDVWKDIIKPENKVFSKTSLLTDKTLSYCPGCGHGTAHRVVAEIIEEMGIQDKTIGVAPVGCSVLAYEFLNIDMQQAAHGRAPAVATAIKRMWPEKYVFTYQGDGDLAAIGTAETIHACNRGENIVIIFVNNGIYGMTGGQMAPTTLPGMKSSTSPYGRDVEMMGNPLKMTELVAQLPGTYFVARHAVHKPGAVRKFKKAVRMAFENQKNNKGLSFIEVVSNCNSGWKMTAPDANVWMEENMFPFYQLGDIKVDGQMVTKK is encoded by the coding sequence ATGGCAGATGTAACTTTAGATGTCTGGAAAGACATAATCAAGCCCGAAAACAAGGTCTTTTCTAAAACTTCCTTGTTAACCGACAAAACCTTGTCGTATTGCCCCGGCTGCGGCCATGGTACTGCTCACCGTGTTGTTGCTGAAATTATTGAAGAAATGGGAATTCAGGATAAAACCATTGGTGTTGCACCGGTAGGTTGTTCTGTTCTTGCCTATGAATTTCTCAATATCGACATGCAGCAGGCGGCTCACGGTCGTGCTCCGGCTGTGGCAACTGCAATCAAACGTATGTGGCCCGAAAAATATGTGTTCACTTATCAGGGCGATGGCGACCTCGCTGCTATTGGTACAGCTGAAACCATTCATGCCTGCAACCGTGGAGAGAATATCGTGATCATTTTTGTGAACAACGGTATTTACGGAATGACCGGTGGCCAAATGGCTCCGACAACATTACCCGGCATGAAATCGAGCACGAGCCCTTATGGACGCGATGTTGAAATGATGGGAAACCCACTTAAAATGACCGAACTGGTAGCTCAGCTTCCGGGTACGTATTTTGTGGCTCGCCATGCGGTTCATAAACCCGGCGCTGTCCGGAAATTCAAAAAAGCCGTTCGCATGGCTTTCGAAAATCAGAAAAACAACAAAGGCCTTTCTTTCATCGAAGTCGTTTCCAACTGCAATTCAGGCTGGAAAATGACTGCCCCCGATGCCAATGTCTGGATGGAAGAGAACATGTTCCCATTCTATCAACTGGGCGACATTAAGGTTGATGGTCAAATGGTCACTAAAAAGTAA
- a CDS encoding 3-methyl-2-oxobutanoate dehydrogenase subunit VorB, whose translation MGELKLMKGNEAVAEAAIRAGCDGYYGYPITPQSEVIEYLMAEKPYERTGMVVLQAESETSSINMLYGGAGTGKRVMTSSSSPGVSLMAEGISYMAGAELPCLLMNVVRSGPGLGTIQPGQCDYFQTVKGGGHGDYRMFVLAPASVQEMSDFVKLGFEMSFKYRTPAMLLSDGVIGQMMEKVELFDPIPRRTEEEIIKECPWATTGKTANRERNIITSLNLDPSVQETHVEKLGRKYESMKQDIMFENIMTDDAEYLFVAYGSSARICQKAVDLARAEGIKVGLHRPITLYPFPEAELNRLGLQVKGMLSVEMSLGQLVEDVRLAVNGKTKVEHFGRVGGMIHSPTEVVEALKKQIIGG comes from the coding sequence ATGGGTGAATTAAAATTAATGAAGGGAAATGAGGCCGTTGCCGAAGCCGCCATCCGCGCTGGCTGCGACGGATATTACGGTTATCCGATTACCCCTCAGTCTGAGGTGATTGAATATCTCATGGCTGAAAAACCTTATGAACGCACCGGAATGGTTGTTCTGCAAGCCGAAAGTGAAACTTCCTCTATCAATATGCTTTACGGCGGCGCTGGCACCGGTAAACGTGTGATGACGTCGTCTTCAAGTCCGGGCGTAAGTCTCATGGCTGAAGGCATTTCGTATATGGCAGGCGCCGAACTGCCCTGTTTATTGATGAATGTTGTTCGCAGTGGTCCCGGTCTCGGAACCATTCAGCCTGGTCAGTGCGATTATTTTCAAACTGTTAAAGGTGGCGGACATGGCGATTATCGCATGTTTGTTCTTGCTCCGGCCAGTGTGCAGGAAATGTCCGATTTCGTGAAACTTGGATTTGAAATGTCTTTCAAATATCGCACACCTGCTATGCTTTTGAGCGACGGTGTTATTGGCCAGATGATGGAGAAAGTTGAATTATTCGACCCGATTCCACGCCGTACCGAAGAAGAAATTATTAAGGAATGCCCTTGGGCTACCACCGGCAAAACAGCCAATCGCGAGCGTAACATCATTACATCGTTGAACCTTGACCCGTCGGTTCAGGAAACACATGTTGAAAAGCTTGGAAGAAAATATGAAAGCATGAAGCAGGACATTATGTTCGAAAACATTATGACCGACGATGCTGAATATTTATTCGTTGCCTACGGCTCCAGCGCTCGTATCTGCCAAAAAGCAGTTGACCTTGCACGCGCCGAAGGAATTAAAGTCGGACTTCACCGTCCAATCACACTCTATCCTTTCCCCGAAGCTGAACTCAACAGACTTGGTTTACAGGTTAAAGGAATGCTTTCAGTCGAAATGAGCCTTGGACAGCTGGTCGAAGATGTTCGCCTGGCAGTCAATGGCAAAACCAAAGTCGAACATTTTGGCCGTGTTGGTGGAATGATTCATTCTCCAACTGAAGTTGTTGAGGCTCTTAAAAAACAAATAATCGGAGGATAA
- a CDS encoding ferredoxin — protein sequence MAKVKGAIVIDKDRCKGCGVCVPVCPNSVIRLGDKVNIKGYFYAEPYQDACIGCTNCATVCPDAVITVYSKKVE from the coding sequence ATGGCAAAAGTTAAAGGTGCTATTGTAATTGACAAAGACCGGTGTAAGGGCTGCGGCGTTTGTGTCCCGGTTTGCCCGAACTCCGTTATAAGGCTGGGGGATAAAGTAAACATCAAAGGTTATTTTTATGCTGAGCCTTACCAGGATGCCTGCATTGGCTGTACCAACTGTGCAACAGTTTGTCCGGATGCGGTTATCACTGTTTACTCAAAAAAAGTTGAATAA